The following is a genomic window from Deltaproteobacteria bacterium.
CTTTCCCGGTACAGCTCCTGATCTGCGAGTCCCACACAGACTCCCAGACACTGGCCCATCTGGTAATACAGACAGGGCCGGCTCCGGTTTCTGAAACTGCTGTTGTTACATCGACGCAACTGGAAGTGCTTCTGGACAAAGCTCAGGGTCTGCCTCACCGCCTTGCTCGAGGAAAATGGACCAAAGTAACGGGCTCCATCATTTCGTACCCTCCTGGTCAGCATCAGCCTTGGGAAAGGATTCTGAACGTCCAGCTTCAGATTGTAGTATGTCTTGTCGTCCTTCAGATTGACATTGTACCGGGGCTTGTGCTTCTTTATCAGGTTGTTCTCCAGGATAAGGGCCTCTTTCTCCGTATCCGTCACCAGCCAGTCGACATCCTCAATCTTGGAGACAAAAAACCTAACAAGAAACCTGGAGTCTCCGGATCCGGTAAAGTACGATCTCACCCGCTGGCTGAGATTCTTCGCCTTACCCACGTAAAGGACCTTCCCGGTCTTGTCTTTCATAAGGTAAACACCCGGCCGACTTGGAAGGTTCTTGATTCTCTCCTCGTCAAACATTTCCAAAGTACCTGCAATTCGGACACATCCCGCCACCCGGTACCCATGCCGGATCAAGCTGGCGGGCGGCAAGGCCGAGACCCATTTCCGAGCTAGACATTGAATCTGAAATGGATTACGTCTCCGTCCTGGACGATGTAGTCGCGCCCCTCTGACCTGAGCAGTCCCCTCTCGCGGGCGGCCTGCTCGGAACGACACTCCAGGAAATCATCAAAAGAGATTACCTCTGCCCTTATGAACCCCCTTTCCATGTCCGAATGGATCCTGCCAGCCGCAGCCGGGGCCTCTGTTCCTCTGGGGACGGTCCACGCCCTCAATTCAGAACTCACAGTAGTAAAGAAGGTCACCAGCCCGAGCACCTGGTAACCGACCTGAATCAGTCTCTCCAGACCCGACTGATCAATACCGAAATCCCTCTTGAAGGCATCTCTTTCAGACTCGGGAAGTTGGGCGATCTCGGCTTCCAGGCTGCCACAGATCGAAACGACGGGGATACCCTCTCTCCCGGCCTTCTCGACCAGGGCCTTGACGTATGAATCCCCATCCCCCGCCTCCTCCTCCACATTGGCCACGTAGAACATCGGCTTTGCCGTCAAAAGCTGCAGCTCCTCGAGTATCCTCAGGGCGTCTCCTTGGAATGCCAAGCTCCTGGCCATTCTCCCCGAGTTCAATTCTTCATGGATCTTCCGGTAGACTTCCAGCCTCTCGGCCATCTCCCTGTTTCCGGTCCTGAGGAGTCTCTCAACCTTGGCCATCCTCTTCTCAAGGCTCTCGAGATCCGCAAGGATCAGCTCCGTGTTTACGATATCGACATCATGGGGAGGATCCACGGATCCGCTTGAATGGGCGATGTCTTCGCCTTTGAAGCACCGCACTACATGGGCAATGGCGTCTACGCTTCTTATGTGCCCGAGAAACTGATTGCCCAAACCTTCCCCCTTACTTGCATTCTTGACCAGGCCTGCTATGTCTCGAAACTCGAGTTGAGTAGGTGTTACTTTCCTGGGTTTGATAATATCAGCGATAAGGGACAACCGCCTGTCAGGGACACTCACGATTCCGATGTTCGGTTCGATCGTGCAGAAGGGATAGCTCGCCACTTCCGCACCCGCCGCTGTCAACGCGTTGAATATGGTCGATTTCCCAACGTTAGGAAGCCCTACGATCCCACAGGTGAAACCCATGACAATTCTCCTGTTAAATCAGAGCCGGAAACACCCCGACAGGACCAACGTGCAGAGAGGAGATCCTTTCTTGGAGCGAAAGCAAAACCGATTTCCAATGCTTTTCCAACTACTTGCCTCCCAGCATATCTTCCTTAGCCAATTATAGCACGCACTTTCCCAAGGGTCCAATTGCCGGAACAGCCCGGCGATCCTGCGTGGGGCAGGGCCCCCTGGCTTGACTCTCCCGTGGCCAGCCATTATATTTACTGGCTGCTCGATGCAATAGTACAAGACGATCGATCCGGACAGCCATGGAGATCATACTCGGCGTCGAAAGGATCAGGCGGTCCTTTCGAAATCCCGTTGCAGCCCTGGGCAACTTCGACGGTGTCCATCTGGGTCACCAGCTAATTCTCGAACGTACAAGAGGGGAAGCGGGCAAGATCGGAGGAGAATCTCTGGTTTTCACCTTCGAACCCCACCCCTTAAAGGTGCTGCGAGGACCCGACTGCCCCCCTCTGATAACGCCTTTCAAGAAGAAGCTGATGCTTATCGAGGGCCTCGGCGTAGACGTGGTTATCTGTGCAACCTTTACAAGGCGATTCTCGGCCATCGGAGCCAGGGAGTTTGTCGAATCCGTCCTTGTAGACCGAATCGGCATCCGGAAGATCGTGGTGGGCTACAATTACTGCTTCGGGTTCAGGAGGCAGGGGACCGTGGAAGACCTGAGACGCTACGGCCGAGAATTCGGTTTCCAGGTCATAGTGGTGGGACCCGTTCGGATAGGGGGCCGGATCGTCAGCAGCTCGGTGATTCGAGGCCTCATCCAGCAGGGCGAAGTGGCCGAAGTGGCCCGTTTTCTTGGTCGTTACTACATGGTTCTCGGGAAGGTGATCTGGGGCACGGCTAGGGGAAGGCTGCTTGGCGTGCCCACGGCCAACGTGGAGATCCTGAACGAACTCTACCCGAAGAACGGTGTCTATGCGGTGAGAGTGCTGGTTGAGGACCAGACCTACGGGGGAGTCGCAAATGTGGGAATGAACCCCACCTTTGGAGGAGATCGATTCTCACTCGAGGTTCATATCTTCGACTTCCATCAGGACATCTACGGCAAGGATATCCAGGTGGCGTTTATCGAAAGGATCCGCAGCGAGAGGGCTTTCAACAGCCCCGAGGCCTTGGTAGAGCAAATTCAGAGGGACATGGATCAGGCACGGAGAATTCTCGCTTCGGAGAGGTTTCCCTGGGAAGAGAAGAATCTCACCACCGATTGATCCCAACAAAGCGCGCCCTTCCACACCTCTCTGTTCCCCTATCTTATCAGATGGCCGAACCTGCGCCACCGGATCTTCCCCACCAGGGTGGGAGAGGTTTTGTCCCATGAAAAATAGATGACAAAGGCACGACCCTTCACGGCGTTCAAACCGACGAATCCCCAGTACCGACTGTCCTGGCTGTTGTCCCGGTTATCTCCCATGACGAATAGGGAACCAGGTGGAACAACCTCGGGGCCGTAGTTATCCCTTACCGAGGCCGTATTCACATGGTTTTTCGAATATCTACCCCATGGGTCTTCCAGGGGTTTATCATTTATGAGGATCTCCTTTCCCACGATCTGGATCTTTTCTCCAGGCAGTCCTATGACCCGCTTGATGAAGTCTTTGCTCTTGTCCTTGGGATAGATGAAGACGATGACATCGCCCCTGTTCGGGCATCTCACGAAGAGCTTCTTGTCGACGAAGGGGATCTTTATGCCATAGATAAACTTCCAAACCAGGATGTGATCTCCCACCTGGAGGGTGGGCACCATGGAGCTGGATGGGATCTTGAAGGCCTGGACCACGAAAGTCCTGATGAACATAGCTATCAAGAAGGCGACAACGATCGCTTCGGTCCATTCTCTCAGTTGACTCTTCTGTGGTTTTGCTCTTTGCACCATGGTGTTCTCTCACTCCTCTGTCGGCGACTTTTCCGGCCTGGGGCACGGCGTGCTGCGTCTCTCACCGCTTCATCTTCGCTCTTTCAGACAGAACAATAGGCTTGAGCCCCTCACTCGCCGCTATGGCCTTCACCCTTTTTCTTGCTTCTTCTCTGTTCCCAAAAGGCCCCAAGCGCACCCTGTACCAGATTCCCTTGTCCAGAACGACGGCAGAGACAACCTCAGCAGCAAACCCCTTTGCCCTGAGATGTTTCCGGAGTCTTTCCGCTCTTGCTTCCTCTCGGAAGGAGGCTACCTGGACATAGTAGACCAGAGGTGTAGGCTTGCGGGCCGGCCCTGCCGGCCGGGACTCGGACGCTGCCTCGCGTGGTACAGACGATCTCTCTCTTGGTGGAGGAGTCTTTCCCTCTTCCTTGAAATCCCTCGTTCCCTCCGTGCCGGGCAGAGCCGCTCTGGGAAGTGATTCATAAAAGGTAAACCGTGCCTCCTCCTTATCCGGGCGAGCCTCTGATTTCGGCCCCTCTACACCGGTTCCGCCTTCCTCGCCTCTCTCCCCCTCCCTGACCACAGCCTCAGGGACTACCCTCTCCTCCGCTTTAGCAGAGAGCGAAGGCTCCCCCCTCGAGGTCGTGGCTGCGGTAAAGTGTTGGCCGATCCAGTATCCCAACAGTGTACCTATGACGAAAATAGCCATATGGGATACGGCGAGAATCGACCAGCCCGCCGGCCCTCCCCTTTCCTCCTTCTGTTGCCCATATCTCTTCAGATCTCGGACCATTACCCGCAGACTCTCCTACATGCGGTTTGGGGCTGATACCCCAAGGAGTCTGAGGTTGTTTCCCAAAACGATGCGGGTTGCCCTTGCCAGAAAAAGCCGTGCCTTTGTGGTCTCCTCGTCATCGCCGATGATTCTCAGGGCCCTGTTCCTGCTCCCCAAGTTGTAGTATGAGTGGAAAAGGCTTGCCACTTCCTGGGCGTAGAAACACAGCCTGTGGGGTTCCAGGGAAAGAGCACTTCCCTCCACGATCTCAGGAAAGGCAGACAGGGTCTTTATGAGTTCCAACTCTTCAGGGAGAGTGAGCCTCCCGATCTGGATCTCTCCAAAGGATGGGATCGGGATGCCCCGCCTCCGGGCCTCTCTCAAGACGCTCGCTATCCTGGCATGGGCATACTGAACATAGTAGACCGGGTTATCGCTCTCTTTCCTCTTGGCCAGGGCGAGATCAAAATCCAAAGGGCTGTCAGACCTCCTCATGAGGAAAAAGAAGCGGGAAGCATCCGGACCCACTTCATCCAACACCTCCCGGAGGGTCGTAAACTGTCCCGCCCTGGTAGACATGGCAAGAGGTTTGCCCTCGATCAACAGGTTGACCAACCGGACCAGCACGATCTTGAGATCCTCTTCCCTTCTCCCCAAGGCCTGGACGGCCGCCTTCATCCTTGGGATGTAGCCGTGATGGTCAGCTCCCCAGACGTTTATGACCGTGTCGAACCCTCTCCGATACTTGTCCCAGTGGTATGCAATGTCTGAGGCGAAATATGTGGTGGACCCGTCGGCCTTTATTAGAACACGGTCCTTCTCATCTCCATAGCGGCTGCTGGCGAACCAGGTTGCACCCTCTCTCTCGTAGACCAACCCCCTCCTTCTGAGATGCTCGATGGCCCGGGTTACCAGCCTCTTGGCATAGAGCCTTCCCTCGCTGAACCAGTTCTGAAAGCGAACCCCGAAATCCCTGAGATCTCCCCGGATGCCCTCCATGATCCGGGAGACCGCAAAAGACGTGCAAAACCGGAGAGCCTCCTTCTCTTCCCACTCGAGGAGATCCCCGCCTCTGTTCCTTGCAATCTCCCTGGCAATGTCGACGACGTATTCCCCCTGGTACCACCGGCTCTCAAAGGAGACGTCCTGTCCGAGAACCTGCCTGTACCTGGCCAATACGGATCTCCCTAGATTCTCTATCTGGCTTCCCACGTCATTTATGTAATACTCCTTCGAGACCCTGTACCCCACGGCTTTCAGAAGGCGGGCCAGCACGTCTCCCGTCACTGCACCCCGTCCGTGGCCTACATGAAGAGGTCCGGTTGGATTGGCACTGACAAACTCCACCTGTATCCGCCTTCTCTGCCCTATTTCGCTTTTGCCGTAGCTCCGTCCCTCCTGCTCAATCATGCCGAGGAGGCGAACCCAAGCGTCCTTCCGAACAAAGAGGTTTATGAACCCCGGCCCCGCAACCTCCACCCGATCTATCAAACCCTCAGAATCGACGATGTTCTCTACTATGGCTTGGGCCACGACCCTGGGAGGTCGACCGCCACGGGAAGCGAGAACCATTGCAATATTGGTTGCGTAATCCCCGTGATCCCTGATTCTCGGGATCTCCAGGGAGACCCGGGGAATCTCTCCTCCCGGGATGCCCTCCCCTTTCATGGCTCTCTCAGCAGCCGAGGCGAGAATATCTTTGAGCGCTTCTTTGACGGTCATCCCTTTTCCAGTAAGTCGGGGATTCTCTCCCCCCAACCTGCCACCAGGCCCTCCGGGGAACACAAGGGACCGCCCCGCAAACCCGTGATCTTCCCCCCACGGGCATTTTCAGTGACGCCTGAGCATAGAAGGAGACCCCCCTTGCCCGGCAATTTCCTGTCTCTCAATCTCTTGGGAAGTCTGGGGAAGCGGCAGGGCAGGGTCGCAGATATCCCTGTAAGTGGTTGGCCGGCGATCGGAGAGGAAGGGATACTCCTTGCGGTACCGGCCGATCTCGCTGAAATCCACATCCGCAAATACGATCCCCTCTTTCATCCCGCTGGGACCGGCGACGACCTCTCCGTCCGGCCCTACACAGAAGCTCTGACCGTAAAAGTCCTGTCTCTTTTCGCTTCCCACGCGGTTCACCCTCATAATGTAGACACCGTTTGCCAGGGCATTGGCACGAATCATGGTCTGCCACCGGTCCTGCGAGGCAAAGGCCGCCGCCGTCGGCGAAAATACAATCTGAGCGCCCTTCAAGGCGAGGCATCTCGTCCCTTCAGGAAAGAAGTTATCCCAGCATATCTGGATACCGATTCTACCGTGGGACGTGGGGAAAACGGTTAGCCCCGTGTTGCCCGGAGCGAAATATGACCTCTCCTCCCACAGGGGGATCTGGGGAACATGGACCTTCCGGTAAACACCGGCGATCTCGCCTCCGGCATCGATCACTGTGGCCGAGTTGTAGAAGCCTCCCTCAGAGTCCTTCTCAAAAATCGGGCAGATCAAGACCACATCCTTGTCCCTTGCCAGGGGCCTGATCGCTTCGACGGTGGGTCCGTCAAAGGGTTCGGCGAGGTCGAAGCTTTCCCTGTCTATCTCCTTCGGAAACCAGTGGGTGTGAAAGAGTTCCTGAAAGCAGATGATTCTGGCCCCGCGGTCTGCAGCGAGACATGCCAGCCTGAAGGCCTTTTCAACGTTTCTCTCCTTGTCTTCACTGCAAGCCATCTGAATCCCCGCCACCTTGATCACAAACACCCCCTGCCACACTGAATCGGTACGGCCGAATCCTCACCTATCCGCGTCGGGCTCGTCGACTCTGGAAAGGCCCCGGGGAGCCAAACCCAGCGTCAAAACAGAAAAAAAATTCTAGCAGAGCCCAACTGGGCTGTCAAGGCTCGGGGCGGCGAGACTGCCTCCCGTTCTGGGGAAAGCTCTTGTTCGACAGCCGAGGAACACCCTTATAGATCGAGAGACGTTAGGACATCCGCCTCGGAAGGCGGAGACCCCCTTGAGCCCGGGCCCCCTTGCCTTTTTGCTCCACCTCAGTATAATGATTGCTGGAATCCCACAGGGGCTCGGGTGGTGCATCGATGCGACTTCTTGTCGTGGAGGACGAGAGAAAGGTCGCCAGCTTTCTAAAAAAAGGATTGGAGGAAGAGTATTATGCCGTGGACCTCGCCTATGACGGCGAGGAAGCCCTCTACATGGTAGAGGTGAACGATTATGACCTCATCCTCCTCGACATCATGCTTCCGAGAGTCGACGGCATGACCGTTTTGAAGCAGATAAGGAAGGGTTCCAACTCGGTCCCTATCCTCCTGTTGACGGCCAAGGATTCGGTGGAGAGTATCGTGGAGGGCCTCGATGCGGGGGGGGACGACTACCTCACCAAGCCCTTTGCCTTCAGTGAACTTCTGGCGCGGATCCGTGCCCTTCTCCGGCGCGACAGGGAAGCAAAGACGCCTGTTCTTCAGCTCTCAGACCTGAGGCTCTCCCCGCTGACCCATGAGGTCACCCGCGGCGGCAAGAAGATCCCGTTGACGGCAAAAGAGTATGCCCTCCTCGAGTACTTCATGAGGAATCCAAACAGAGTGCTTACGCGCACCATGATATCCGAGCATGTGTGGGACTACCATTTCGACACGGATACCAATGTAGTCGACGTCTACGTCAACTTCCTCAGAAAGAAGATCGATCGAGGGTTCGATGTGAAGCTGATCCACACGATTCGAGGCGTCGGCTACATGATGAAGGAGTAAGAAGGTGAACTTCCAGAGCATTCGGTTTCGTCTTACCCTTTGGTATGTAGCGATCCTGGGAGTTATCCTCTGTTCTTTCAGCGGGTTTCTCTATCTCACCCTTTCCCGGAGCCTCCATCATTACATGGATGCAAAGATCAAGACCATAGCCGACTTTGTCGCCTCCTCCTACTCGAGTCCCTATGCCAAGTACGGGGTTAACCTGGATCGAATCGTGGAAGAGGCGACCGGCATGAGACCCACCGGCAAGTTCATCCAGGTTTTGGACACGACAGGACGGATCGGCCTGAAATCGGGCAATCTCGGAAGGTTTCAGCTTCCCATTTCCATCCGAGCCTTGAGAAACGCGTCCAGGGGAAGGGTGACCTTCGAGACTAATCGCACCATAGGCACCTCTCCCATCCGGATCGTGACCGTTCCGATCGTTGCAGGGCATCGCGTCACCAATATCGTCCAGGTGGCCAGTTCCCTCGAAGACATGGAGAAAGCCCTACATACCCTCCTTCTCATCCTTTCGATTACGATTCCTTCGGCTCTGGCAGTGGCAAGCCTCGGTGGAAATTTCCTGGCGAACAGGGCCCTCAGGCCGGTGGAGGAGGTGACCAACACGGCCAGGGCTATCACATCCCATAACCTCAACAGGAGAATCCGAATCAAGAAAGGCAAGGACGAGATCGGCCGTCTCGCTGAAACCTTCAATGAGATGATCTCCCGCCTTGACCGTTCTTTCAAACAGATGCGTCAGTTCAGCGCAGATGCCTCTCATGAACTCAAGACTCCCCTGACGGTTCTGAAAGGGGAAATCGAAGTCGCCTTGCGCAGGGAGAGGAAGAATGATGAATACTGGAGGAGATCAATAACATGACAAAGATAGTGGATGACCTCCTTTTGCTCTCCCATGCCGACAATGGAGAGGTTCCCCTTACAAAATCCATGATCGACCTTTCTCATTTTCTCTCCGAAATCCAGGCCCAGTCCCAGCTTCTCGCCACCGCCAAGTCTATCCACGTCTCCTTTCATAAGAACCGAAGCATCTATGCTCTGGCAGATCCTCTCCGCTTGAAATCCATGATGCTCAACCTTGTTGAGAACGGGATCAAGTACTCCCCAGAGGGGAGCCGAATCGATATCGCCTTGGAAGAAGA
Proteins encoded in this region:
- the ychF gene encoding redox-regulated ATPase YchF, with the translated sequence MGFTCGIVGLPNVGKSTIFNALTAAGAEVASYPFCTIEPNIGIVSVPDRRLSLIADIIKPRKVTPTQLEFRDIAGLVKNASKGEGLGNQFLGHIRSVDAIAHVVRCFKGEDIAHSSGSVDPPHDVDIVNTELILADLESLEKRMAKVERLLRTGNREMAERLEVYRKIHEELNSGRMARSLAFQGDALRILEELQLLTAKPMFYVANVEEEAGDGDSYVKALVEKAGREGIPVVSICGSLEAEIAQLPESERDAFKRDFGIDQSGLERLIQVGYQVLGLVTFFTTVSSELRAWTVPRGTEAPAAAGRIHSDMERGFIRAEVISFDDFLECRSEQAARERGLLRSEGRDYIVQDGDVIHFRFNV
- a CDS encoding bifunctional riboflavin kinase/FAD synthetase, with amino-acid sequence MEIILGVERIRRSFRNPVAALGNFDGVHLGHQLILERTRGEAGKIGGESLVFTFEPHPLKVLRGPDCPPLITPFKKKLMLIEGLGVDVVICATFTRRFSAIGAREFVESVLVDRIGIRKIVVGYNYCFGFRRQGTVEDLRRYGREFGFQVIVVGPVRIGGRIVSSSVIRGLIQQGEVAEVARFLGRYYMVLGKVIWGTARGRLLGVPTANVEILNELYPKNGVYAVRVLVEDQTYGGVANVGMNPTFGGDRFSLEVHIFDFHQDIYGKDIQVAFIERIRSERAFNSPEALVEQIQRDMDQARRILASERFPWEEKNLTTD
- the lepB gene encoding signal peptidase I translates to MVQRAKPQKSQLREWTEAIVVAFLIAMFIRTFVVQAFKIPSSSMVPTLQVGDHILVWKFIYGIKIPFVDKKLFVRCPNRGDVIVFIYPKDKSKDFIKRVIGLPGEKIQIVGKEILINDKPLEDPWGRYSKNHVNTASVRDNYGPEVVPPGSLFVMGDNRDNSQDSRYWGFVGLNAVKGRAFVIYFSWDKTSPTLVGKIRWRRFGHLIR
- a CDS encoding SPOR domain-containing protein encodes the protein MVRDLKRYGQQKEERGGPAGWSILAVSHMAIFVIGTLLGYWIGQHFTAATTSRGEPSLSAKAEERVVPEAVVREGERGEEGGTGVEGPKSEARPDKEEARFTFYESLPRAALPGTEGTRDFKEEGKTPPPRERSSVPREAASESRPAGPARKPTPLVYYVQVASFREEARAERLRKHLRAKGFAAEVVSAVVLDKGIWYRVRLGPFGNREEARKRVKAIAASEGLKPIVLSERAKMKR
- a CDS encoding arginine--tRNA ligase, which encodes MTVKEALKDILASAAERAMKGEGIPGGEIPRVSLEIPRIRDHGDYATNIAMVLASRGGRPPRVVAQAIVENIVDSEGLIDRVEVAGPGFINLFVRKDAWVRLLGMIEQEGRSYGKSEIGQRRRIQVEFVSANPTGPLHVGHGRGAVTGDVLARLLKAVGYRVSKEYYINDVGSQIENLGRSVLARYRQVLGQDVSFESRWYQGEYVVDIAREIARNRGGDLLEWEEKEALRFCTSFAVSRIMEGIRGDLRDFGVRFQNWFSEGRLYAKRLVTRAIEHLRRRGLVYEREGATWFASSRYGDEKDRVLIKADGSTTYFASDIAYHWDKYRRGFDTVINVWGADHHGYIPRMKAAVQALGRREEDLKIVLVRLVNLLIEGKPLAMSTRAGQFTTLREVLDEVGPDASRFFFLMRRSDSPLDFDLALAKRKESDNPVYYVQYAHARIASVLREARRRGIPIPSFGEIQIGRLTLPEELELIKTLSAFPEIVEGSALSLEPHRLCFYAQEVASLFHSYYNLGSRNRALRIIGDDEETTKARLFLARATRIVLGNNLRLLGVSAPNRM
- a CDS encoding acyltransferase gives rise to the protein MIKVAGIQMACSEDKERNVEKAFRLACLAADRGARIICFQELFHTHWFPKEIDRESFDLAEPFDGPTVEAIRPLARDKDVVLICPIFEKDSEGGFYNSATVIDAGGEIAGVYRKVHVPQIPLWEERSYFAPGNTGLTVFPTSHGRIGIQICWDNFFPEGTRCLALKGAQIVFSPTAAAFASQDRWQTMIRANALANGVYIMRVNRVGSEKRQDFYGQSFCVGPDGEVVAGPSGMKEGIVFADVDFSEIGRYRKEYPFLSDRRPTTYRDICDPALPLPQTSQEIERQEIAGQGGSPSMLRRH
- a CDS encoding response regulator transcription factor, which codes for MRLLVVEDERKVASFLKKGLEEEYYAVDLAYDGEEALYMVEVNDYDLILLDIMLPRVDGMTVLKQIRKGSNSVPILLLTAKDSVESIVEGLDAGGDDYLTKPFAFSELLARIRALLRRDREAKTPVLQLSDLRLSPLTHEVTRGGKKIPLTAKEYALLEYFMRNPNRVLTRTMISEHVWDYHFDTDTNVVDVYVNFLRKKIDRGFDVKLIHTIRGVGYMMKE
- a CDS encoding HAMP domain-containing protein — its product is MNFQSIRFRLTLWYVAILGVILCSFSGFLYLTLSRSLHHYMDAKIKTIADFVASSYSSPYAKYGVNLDRIVEEATGMRPTGKFIQVLDTTGRIGLKSGNLGRFQLPISIRALRNASRGRVTFETNRTIGTSPIRIVTVPIVAGHRVTNIVQVASSLEDMEKALHTLLLILSITIPSALAVASLGGNFLANRALRPVEEVTNTARAITSHNLNRRIRIKKGKDEIGRLAETFNEMISRLDRSFKQMRQFSADASHELKTPLTVLKGEIEVALRRERKNDEYWRRSIT